From a single Microbacterium murale genomic region:
- a CDS encoding glycosyltransferase — protein MIDIAERPGLVTATDSLASVFSKFEPFSLRALARRGAIATVAVPSDANRLREWGFGAVIPLRNAPLSSWRAPYADPVEAHELRCVVIGSIFRGRAYEILIQALAICSARGARIKLEIVGPGEQSYLAELQELTRRSGAGDVITWREAVDSDRVSKTYMDAHVGIVLYEPDDPGNDGLSNKILECVSSGRPVLAGDLPENRAFVTENEVGWLTSVTAEAIADALMHIHENADIEEMSRRCRNLGNTSLTWESDFSRVRDALALTHNITGANND, from the coding sequence ATGATCGATATCGCAGAGCGGCCTGGACTAGTGACCGCAACTGACTCGCTCGCGTCGGTGTTCAGCAAGTTTGAACCGTTCTCTCTTCGAGCGTTGGCGCGTCGTGGAGCGATCGCGACCGTCGCAGTTCCGAGTGACGCAAATCGTCTCCGTGAATGGGGTTTCGGAGCAGTGATTCCTCTGAGGAATGCACCGCTGTCTTCTTGGCGGGCGCCGTACGCGGACCCTGTCGAAGCTCATGAGCTTCGCTGCGTCGTCATCGGCTCAATATTTCGAGGGCGGGCGTATGAGATTCTCATTCAAGCGCTTGCGATTTGCTCTGCACGCGGCGCAAGAATCAAACTTGAGATCGTAGGCCCGGGAGAGCAGTCGTATCTTGCGGAGCTACAGGAACTTACGCGTCGTTCTGGTGCAGGCGACGTGATCACCTGGAGAGAAGCAGTTGACAGCGACAGAGTTTCGAAGACATATATGGACGCACATGTCGGGATCGTCCTCTACGAACCTGATGACCCCGGAAACGACGGCCTGTCGAACAAGATTCTAGAATGCGTCTCATCGGGCAGGCCCGTCCTCGCAGGTGATTTACCTGAAAATCGTGCTTTCGTTACAGAGAATGAGGTGGGTTGGCTTACTTCAGTCACCGCCGAAGCGATCGCGGACGCGCTTATGCACATTCATGAGAACGCTGATATCGAGGAGATGAGTCGTCGTTGCCGAAATCTCGGGAACACCAGCCTCACATGGGAGTCCGACTTCTCGCGCGTTCGAGATGCGCTAGCGCTGACGCACAATATTACTGGCGCCAATAATGACTGA
- the wecB gene encoding non-hydrolyzing UDP-N-acetylglucosamine 2-epimerase, with the protein MADKLKVMTVVGTRPEIIRLSATIKLLDQHTDQVLVHTGQNYDYELNEVFFEDLGLRRPDHFLEADTSSLGAALGSILAKTEQVLLEERPDAFLVLGDTNSCISAVIAKRMKIPVFHMEAGNRSFDENVPEETNRRLVDHVADYNLVYTEHARRNLLAEGLHPSRILLTGSPMREVLDQNRVQIDQSDAVERMGLAAGEYFLVSLHREENVDNPDRLRSAINALQALRAEFGLPILVSTHPRTRKRIEELDDSAAVEGIVFHPPFGFHDYNKLQQEAKLVLSDSGTISEESSILHFPAVTVRDFIERPEALDAGAIITTGLAPGNIVQSVAARLSASADVASMPAGYEVSNTAWRATAFILSNTHSHRARLGLHA; encoded by the coding sequence ATGGCTGACAAGCTCAAGGTGATGACTGTGGTCGGAACGCGACCAGAGATCATCCGACTATCCGCGACGATCAAGCTACTGGATCAGCACACCGATCAGGTTCTCGTCCATACGGGACAGAACTACGACTACGAACTCAACGAGGTCTTCTTCGAAGACCTCGGTCTGCGCCGGCCCGACCATTTCCTCGAAGCGGACACATCGTCGCTCGGCGCTGCGTTGGGATCGATTCTCGCGAAGACTGAGCAGGTCCTGCTCGAAGAGCGTCCCGATGCATTTCTTGTACTCGGTGACACCAACAGCTGTATCTCTGCGGTCATTGCCAAACGCATGAAGATTCCGGTGTTCCATATGGAAGCGGGCAACCGTTCTTTCGATGAGAACGTGCCAGAGGAGACGAACCGGCGTCTCGTCGATCACGTCGCCGACTACAACCTGGTCTACACCGAGCATGCTCGCAGAAATCTGCTCGCAGAGGGCCTGCACCCTTCGAGGATTCTCCTCACCGGATCGCCGATGCGCGAGGTGCTGGATCAGAACCGCGTGCAGATCGATCAAAGCGATGCCGTCGAACGTATGGGCCTGGCGGCTGGGGAGTACTTCCTCGTCAGTCTGCACCGAGAGGAGAACGTAGACAATCCCGATCGATTGCGGTCGGCCATCAACGCGCTACAGGCGCTCCGCGCGGAGTTCGGTCTGCCGATCCTGGTATCGACACACCCCCGAACCCGCAAGCGCATCGAGGAACTCGATGACTCAGCGGCGGTTGAAGGGATCGTCTTCCATCCGCCGTTCGGTTTCCACGACTACAACAAACTGCAGCAGGAGGCGAAGCTTGTCCTTTCAGACAGCGGCACGATCAGCGAGGAATCAAGCATCCTCCACTTCCCAGCCGTAACAGTACGTGATTTCATCGAGCGGCCGGAAGCGCTTGATGCTGGCGCCATCATCACTACCGGACTCGCACCTGGAAACATTGTGCAATCTGTCGCAGCTCGCTTGTCTGCGTCAGCTGATGTAGCCTCGATGCCGGCTGGTTACGAGGTCAGCAATACTGCGTGGCGGGCGACGGCGTTCATCCTTTCGAACACCCACTCACACCGCGCCCGATTGGGCTTACATGCGTAG
- a CDS encoding HAD family hydrolase has protein sequence MGDRVYVFDLDDTLYLERDYVRSGFMHIGDVSRDRYGIDGIGEHAWSLFERGTRGNTFDLVAAHFALPTDATRVFIEEYRNHDPAIELQPDALSYLQNLPDDAVGTGVITDGHAEGQWRKLHALGIDDVLDNIVVTGEHGQGWTKPSENAFRLIESRFPGPGIEFVYFGDNPMKDFNAPHQLGWRTVRVRRPLGLHYVVDDAVVVDETISAFPTTGATARHAAGNQPRREKGTLPQ, from the coding sequence ATGGGTGATCGGGTCTATGTTTTCGATCTCGATGACACGCTTTACCTCGAGCGGGACTATGTTCGCAGCGGGTTCATGCACATCGGCGATGTTTCTCGAGACCGCTACGGGATTGACGGTATCGGCGAGCATGCCTGGTCGCTGTTCGAGCGGGGTACGCGCGGAAACACCTTCGACCTAGTGGCCGCGCACTTCGCGCTGCCCACCGACGCGACTCGAGTCTTCATCGAGGAGTACCGCAACCATGATCCTGCGATCGAACTCCAGCCCGATGCGCTGTCCTATCTGCAGAATCTTCCCGACGACGCAGTCGGAACCGGTGTGATCACGGACGGGCATGCCGAGGGGCAGTGGCGAAAACTCCACGCTCTGGGAATCGACGACGTTCTCGACAACATCGTTGTGACCGGCGAGCACGGCCAGGGGTGGACGAAACCCAGTGAGAACGCGTTCCGTCTCATCGAATCCAGGTTCCCTGGTCCGGGTATCGAGTTCGTTTATTTCGGCGACAATCCGATGAAGGACTTCAACGCGCCTCATCAGCTGGGTTGGCGAACTGTCCGCGTTCGCAGGCCGCTCGGTCTGCACTACGTCGTCGATGACGCGGTCGTCGTAGACGAGACGATTTCGGCCTTCCCCACGACCGGTGCGACAGCACGACATGCGGCGGGCAATCAGCCCCGTCGAGAGAAAGGAACACTGCCGCAGTGA
- a CDS encoding glycosyltransferase family 4 protein: protein MKIAIVSQYFPPDKPGRIADELSQELARRGHSVRVLTAFPHYDTGKVPREYRQQLRHVESRGPVRVRRVPIFASHSRNAIGRIANYLSFPLSARFASSFVKDADVIYVHGTPATAAHVAYLWSKKFGIPYLYHVQDIWPESVTGSGFLPGPVGNFADRAISRWLRTVYASAAAVVAIAPSAQKLFVERGASADRVHLVYNWARDSKRTASAPHKTRSGLVLLYAGNLGALQDLETVLKATARLKDLEDVRLLVAGAGVLDTRLKELANELGLQDRVEFLGKVPPDDIVDIYEQADFQVVPLKNLDIFAGTIPSKFQAGLAHQVPVITTVPGDVSRLVVENRLGMAAEPENVESLADAFRLAYATTSEERQAFRERAREFYDAYLTKERAVTSIETILAAIAKRDAPEDHGRIEE, encoded by the coding sequence ATGAAGATCGCCATCGTCTCGCAGTACTTTCCACCGGACAAGCCAGGGCGAATCGCAGATGAGCTTTCGCAAGAACTCGCACGACGGGGGCACTCCGTTCGAGTCCTGACGGCGTTTCCGCACTACGACACCGGCAAAGTCCCTCGCGAGTACCGTCAGCAGTTGAGACACGTCGAGTCACGAGGTCCGGTGCGAGTCCGGCGAGTGCCGATCTTCGCGAGTCACTCCCGGAACGCCATCGGCAGGATCGCGAACTATCTGAGCTTCCCGTTGTCCGCGCGGTTCGCATCGTCGTTCGTGAAAGATGCCGACGTCATCTATGTCCATGGCACTCCGGCGACGGCCGCACATGTCGCCTATCTCTGGTCGAAGAAGTTCGGCATTCCGTACCTTTACCACGTACAGGACATCTGGCCGGAGTCGGTTACCGGGTCGGGTTTCCTTCCGGGGCCCGTCGGCAATTTCGCGGACCGTGCCATCAGCCGATGGCTGCGTACGGTCTATGCGTCTGCGGCGGCCGTGGTCGCTATCGCCCCAAGCGCACAGAAGCTCTTCGTGGAACGGGGCGCATCCGCCGATCGCGTCCACCTGGTCTACAACTGGGCGCGGGACTCGAAGCGCACCGCTTCGGCGCCGCACAAGACCCGGTCGGGGCTCGTTCTGCTGTACGCAGGCAACCTCGGTGCCCTGCAGGACTTGGAGACGGTGCTGAAGGCAACGGCACGTCTGAAGGATCTCGAGGACGTCCGGCTTCTCGTCGCGGGGGCCGGCGTTCTGGATACTCGCCTGAAGGAACTCGCCAATGAGCTGGGCTTGCAGGACAGGGTCGAGTTCCTGGGGAAAGTACCTCCAGATGACATCGTCGATATCTACGAGCAGGCCGATTTTCAGGTAGTTCCGCTCAAGAATCTGGACATCTTCGCAGGCACGATCCCATCGAAGTTCCAGGCCGGACTCGCTCATCAGGTTCCGGTCATCACCACCGTACCGGGGGATGTGTCGCGCCTGGTCGTCGAGAACCGACTCGGGATGGCTGCTGAGCCGGAGAACGTCGAATCGCTCGCGGACGCATTCCGCCTGGCCTACGCGACGACATCTGAAGAGAGACAAGCATTCCGAGAACGCGCTCGGGAATTCTACGACGCGTACTTGACCAAGGAACGCGCGGTGACCTCGATCGAAACCATCCTGGCCGCGATCGCCAAGCGCGACGCCCCAGAAGACCACGGGAGAATAGAAGAATGA
- a CDS encoding polysaccharide biosynthesis protein, producing the protein MTTYAGTKILVTGGTGSFGHTVARKLLDRDVAEIRVFSRDEAKQDLMRHEIKDSRLRFYVGDIRDYDSVERASRDVDFVFHAAALKQVPSCEFFPMEAVRTNVTGSENVVRAADRSGVKSLVCLSTDKAVYPVNAMGMSKALMEKVAQSHGLNNPNAVTTVSCVRYGNVMYSRGSVIPLFIRQLKSGKNITVTNPDMTRFMMSLAHSVDLVEFAFQNAQQGDLFVRKAKACSIGTLAQAVLNLFQSNAKLEVIGTRHAEKLSEALATREELARARDMGDYFRVEADKRDLNYSAYFEEGDTTQAKFEDYDSHTVAQMSVEEVEQLLLTLPEVRQELRLAGIAVEETSG; encoded by the coding sequence ATGACGACGTACGCTGGCACGAAAATACTCGTCACTGGTGGAACCGGTTCATTCGGGCACACAGTGGCGCGAAAGCTCCTCGATCGAGACGTGGCAGAGATCCGAGTCTTCAGCCGTGATGAAGCCAAGCAAGATCTCATGCGCCACGAGATCAAAGACAGTCGCCTGCGGTTCTACGTGGGTGACATCCGCGACTATGACAGCGTCGAGCGTGCCAGCCGCGATGTGGACTTCGTCTTCCATGCGGCTGCCCTGAAACAGGTGCCCTCTTGCGAGTTCTTCCCGATGGAGGCAGTTCGAACGAACGTGACGGGAAGTGAGAACGTGGTCCGTGCAGCGGACCGGAGCGGTGTCAAGTCGCTCGTGTGCCTCAGCACTGACAAGGCCGTCTATCCGGTGAACGCCATGGGAATGTCCAAGGCCCTCATGGAGAAGGTCGCTCAGTCGCACGGGCTGAACAACCCGAACGCGGTGACGACAGTCTCCTGCGTGCGCTACGGGAATGTTATGTATTCGCGTGGTTCTGTAATCCCGCTGTTCATCCGGCAGCTCAAGTCCGGCAAGAACATCACAGTCACCAACCCCGACATGACGCGCTTCATGATGTCGCTCGCGCACTCGGTCGATCTCGTCGAGTTCGCGTTCCAGAACGCTCAGCAGGGCGACCTGTTCGTTCGCAAGGCGAAAGCATGCTCGATCGGCACGCTCGCTCAAGCAGTTCTCAATCTGTTCCAGTCGAACGCGAAGCTCGAGGTGATCGGCACTCGGCACGCGGAGAAACTCTCGGAAGCGCTGGCCACGCGCGAAGAGCTCGCGCGTGCGCGAGACATGGGCGACTACTTCCGCGTCGAGGCGGACAAGCGTGATCTCAACTACAGTGCCTACTTCGAAGAAGGCGACACAACGCAGGCCAAGTTCGAGGATTACGATTCTCACACTGTGGCGCAGATGTCCGTCGAAGAGGTGGAGCAACTTCTGCTCACCCTGCCCGAGGTGCGCCAGGAGCTGCGTCTTGCCGGCATCGCGGTGGAAGAGACCAGCGGATGA
- a CDS encoding O-antigen ligase family protein has protein sequence MITTNSIADETNKAAEQKISRGMALLLFIFPITAVMAGAVSISGVTPHVVTSALFAIVGVFVILRPHRKISQLARTTILLVLAWVTVTLVHLLLRGVPLGTEVAISLSGIVILLGVATIRASYRTFDAVIVGWTAAYLLSAAVAILEKFFGYVPQNNFLITRGYALEDVGLSSLFGNPNGFGLFLLASSIVFMPYALSANKRSVRFLYCLLQASTLYFMLETNSRTGLTCLLIVITITLWKLLQNQHVGRLLLLLVAAALIIAQMLTPDGNTVVNGLRESSIFTDSDDGSFLLRFNLVRNGLIFTAESPLIGIGPDVYESLMQTRRDIFPTNSIINPHNGLIEILSQYGVIVFFLFALLLIQSGIYGWKLMRSAQSVRDRDYVLGLAQLLLIVFLPFAATLHSTFLGAPAAWIYICALVALGRMASVSETDPALRAKPRSRAARARAGVRRYYA, from the coding sequence ATGATAACGACGAACTCAATTGCCGATGAGACCAATAAGGCGGCGGAGCAGAAGATATCCCGAGGAATGGCACTACTGCTGTTCATATTTCCTATTACCGCTGTCATGGCCGGCGCCGTTTCCATCAGCGGCGTTACGCCACACGTGGTGACAAGTGCGCTTTTCGCGATTGTCGGTGTGTTTGTTATTCTTCGACCTCATCGAAAGATAAGCCAACTGGCGCGAACGACCATTCTATTGGTGCTGGCTTGGGTTACGGTAACTCTTGTTCATCTTTTGCTTCGCGGTGTTCCGCTCGGGACTGAAGTCGCCATTTCTCTTTCGGGAATCGTGATATTACTCGGTGTGGCCACAATTCGAGCGAGCTACCGTACTTTTGATGCGGTGATTGTTGGGTGGACTGCCGCGTACCTGCTATCTGCAGCAGTAGCGATACTGGAGAAGTTCTTTGGGTATGTGCCTCAGAATAACTTCTTGATCACCAGGGGATACGCGCTTGAAGATGTAGGCTTATCGAGTCTTTTCGGTAACCCAAACGGATTCGGACTGTTCCTATTGGCGAGCAGCATCGTTTTCATGCCATACGCTCTCTCTGCAAATAAGCGCTCAGTGCGGTTCTTATACTGCTTGCTCCAGGCGTCGACACTTTACTTCATGCTCGAGACCAATAGTCGTACTGGGCTGACATGCCTATTGATTGTGATCACAATTACGTTGTGGAAGCTGTTGCAGAATCAACACGTTGGTCGATTGTTGCTGCTACTTGTGGCTGCTGCACTTATAATTGCCCAAATGCTCACGCCAGACGGAAATACAGTCGTCAATGGACTGCGTGAGAGTAGTATTTTTACGGACTCCGACGACGGGTCATTCTTGTTGAGGTTCAATCTTGTGCGGAATGGGTTGATCTTCACCGCTGAGAGTCCGCTCATTGGTATCGGGCCGGATGTGTATGAGTCCTTGATGCAGACGCGCCGGGACATTTTTCCAACAAACTCGATCATTAACCCGCACAACGGATTAATCGAGATACTGAGCCAGTACGGCGTGATTGTTTTCTTCCTGTTTGCTCTCCTACTTATCCAATCGGGTATTTATGGGTGGAAGTTGATGCGGTCTGCTCAGTCGGTGCGGGATCGGGATTACGTGTTGGGGCTCGCTCAACTTCTCTTGATCGTATTCCTGCCGTTCGCTGCAACTTTGCATAGCACATTCCTGGGTGCGCCAGCCGCGTGGATCTATATTTGCGCATTGGTGGCGCTAGGACGAATGGCTTCGGTCAGCGAGACAGATCCGGCCCTGAGAGCCAAGCCGCGATCTCGTGCGGCTCGGGCCAGAGCGGGCGTGCGTCGGTATTATGCGTGA
- a CDS encoding ATP-grasp domain-containing protein — protein sequence MDNDKSAWLLSSAGRRGSLVTLLQQQPLHVERSRVVATDVSLLSAAGRLADEFEQVPPVRDPEFISRTLAIAVEHNVGVIIPTIDPEIEVYANHRDVFSQQGIDIWVSSPEVTRLGWDKWSLYRWLRERGLPTVDTFEVTDLPEGSLTGPVVAKPRSGSSGIGVVIADSIELLDLEGLDESYIVQSKAPGFEVTVDFAVGLSGRVLAIVPRRRIEVRGGEVSKGVTVDYPAVIDVARKVANQLPGAYGALNVQVFYDPAGGEINIIEINPRFGGGYPLAHLAGANFFDALLRDGRGEHVEELKWEAGTLLLRYDTEVIVSGFDVRSIDG from the coding sequence GTGGACAACGATAAGTCAGCCTGGCTGCTGTCGAGTGCTGGGCGCCGAGGATCGTTGGTGACGCTCCTGCAGCAGCAGCCCTTGCATGTTGAGCGGTCTCGAGTGGTCGCGACCGACGTGTCGCTGCTTTCCGCAGCAGGACGCTTGGCTGATGAGTTCGAGCAGGTTCCGCCCGTCAGAGATCCTGAGTTCATATCGCGGACTTTGGCGATCGCCGTGGAACACAACGTCGGCGTGATCATTCCGACGATCGATCCCGAGATCGAGGTTTACGCGAACCATCGCGACGTGTTTTCGCAGCAGGGCATCGACATCTGGGTGTCGTCTCCTGAGGTGACTCGCCTGGGCTGGGACAAATGGTCCTTGTACAGGTGGCTGAGGGAACGCGGCCTTCCCACGGTCGACACCTTCGAGGTGACCGATCTGCCAGAGGGATCGCTTACAGGCCCCGTGGTCGCGAAGCCGCGCTCGGGCTCCTCCGGTATCGGCGTCGTGATCGCGGACTCGATCGAGTTGCTGGACCTAGAGGGCCTCGATGAGAGCTACATCGTGCAGTCGAAGGCCCCCGGGTTCGAGGTGACCGTCGACTTCGCGGTCGGACTGAGTGGGCGTGTGCTCGCCATCGTTCCGCGTCGACGCATTGAGGTACGCGGCGGCGAGGTCTCGAAGGGAGTCACCGTCGACTATCCGGCGGTGATCGACGTGGCACGCAAGGTCGCAAACCAGCTACCGGGCGCATATGGTGCGCTCAACGTGCAGGTGTTCTACGACCCAGCGGGTGGTGAAATCAACATCATCGAGATAAACCCGCGATTCGGTGGCGGTTACCCGCTCGCCCACCTTGCGGGTGCGAACTTCTTCGATGCTCTCCTCCGAGACGGACGAGGCGAGCACGTCGAGGAGCTGAAATGGGAAGCGGGCACGCTGCTTCTGCGCTACGACACCGAGGTGATCGTGTCGGGATTCGATGTGCGGAGCATCGATGGGTGA
- a CDS encoding sugar transferase — MSTSSTRTAETGFYARFGKRLLDLFGSAIAIILLSPVILVSAVLVKTTSRGPAFFFQDRPGLHGRTFRIIKFRSMLTFEDSYDAEGNELTNDERVTRVGAILRRTSIDELPQLFNVFFGHMSLVGPRPALQYQVERYDADQRKRMDVRPGMTGLAQVKGRNSLTWDQKIAMDLAYVRNVSLGLDVKIMAKTLNVVVSGAGIRFEKHDELSAHNGDLRRHIGEKKDDA, encoded by the coding sequence ATGAGTACTTCTTCGACGCGGACGGCCGAGACGGGTTTCTACGCTCGTTTCGGTAAGCGGCTTCTCGATCTTTTCGGGAGCGCAATCGCCATCATCCTGTTGTCGCCCGTCATTCTTGTCAGCGCGGTTCTGGTGAAGACGACGTCGCGGGGGCCTGCTTTCTTCTTTCAAGACCGTCCGGGCCTCCACGGACGAACTTTCCGCATCATCAAGTTCCGCAGCATGCTGACCTTCGAGGACAGCTACGACGCGGAGGGAAACGAGCTCACCAACGACGAGCGCGTGACACGCGTAGGCGCGATTCTGAGGCGCACGAGCATCGACGAGTTGCCGCAACTGTTCAATGTCTTCTTCGGACACATGTCGCTCGTCGGGCCCAGACCGGCATTGCAATATCAGGTTGAGCGTTACGACGCGGATCAGCGCAAACGGATGGACGTCCGACCGGGTATGACCGGGCTTGCGCAGGTGAAGGGTCGTAATTCGCTGACTTGGGATCAGAAGATCGCGATGGACCTGGCGTATGTTCGAAACGTGAGCCTCGGTCTCGACGTGAAGATCATGGCTAAGACTCTCAACGTCGTCGTATCCGGGGCGGGTATTCGATTCGAGAAGCACGACGAGTTGAGCGCCCACAATGGCGACCTTCGGCGGCACATCGGCGAGAAGAAGGACGACGCATGA
- a CDS encoding polysaccharide pyruvyl transferase family protein yields MIGFTGPYSDVNFGDYAMLVNNVYALDAQDTTIFVYDRPFVEKIRDDYFEDRQVRLVEVKLRRGAFSSGRDTRFLTPMEILREIENIDEVTAAVAGMDTLYVNGGGYFNSLWTQPHRIERLVQIIAPALVAATMNVPVVFTANGYGPFRGDTEFFASFFGSLPNARFGARDTILSPHWLNQAGVHPEQIHTLPDDLLFIDERLAPTREPQTDRYVVIETYLPTDFIADNLAHFERFVQRMANDHELRVVFVPFNVGHGGVDQGRLLAERLDGVEMFDITERGYLPIEDAVALVRDAELVISSRYHAVILALSVGTPFVSVLKDVLGDKQYYYGKNVGALEGVLEGQPHDLRDYFFMDYVEGLNAVVDDFEGITRRQRENHSAAFPRTGTKLRAARETYLKGAN; encoded by the coding sequence GTGATCGGATTCACAGGCCCGTACTCGGACGTCAACTTCGGCGACTACGCGATGCTCGTCAACAATGTGTACGCGCTCGATGCGCAGGACACCACGATCTTCGTATATGACAGGCCGTTCGTCGAGAAGATTCGTGACGACTACTTCGAGGACCGCCAGGTCCGGCTCGTTGAGGTCAAATTGCGTCGAGGTGCATTCTCCAGCGGACGAGATACTCGCTTTCTGACCCCGATGGAGATCCTGCGCGAGATCGAGAACATCGATGAAGTCACTGCCGCAGTCGCAGGCATGGACACGTTGTACGTCAACGGCGGTGGCTACTTCAATTCGCTATGGACGCAGCCACATCGTATTGAGCGGTTGGTCCAGATCATCGCGCCAGCACTCGTTGCGGCAACGATGAACGTTCCGGTCGTATTCACTGCAAACGGTTATGGGCCCTTCCGCGGCGACACGGAGTTCTTTGCGAGCTTCTTCGGATCGTTGCCGAATGCCCGATTCGGCGCACGGGACACGATTCTCTCACCGCATTGGTTGAACCAGGCTGGCGTTCACCCCGAACAGATCCATACGCTGCCTGATGATCTGCTCTTCATCGACGAAAGACTCGCGCCGACGCGGGAACCGCAGACCGACAGATACGTCGTGATTGAGACCTATCTTCCGACTGATTTCATCGCAGACAACCTCGCCCATTTTGAGCGGTTCGTGCAGCGGATGGCGAATGACCATGAGCTTCGGGTCGTTTTCGTCCCGTTCAACGTGGGCCACGGCGGGGTCGACCAGGGACGACTCCTTGCGGAGCGCCTCGACGGCGTCGAAATGTTCGACATCACTGAACGCGGCTATCTGCCGATCGAAGACGCCGTCGCGCTCGTACGCGACGCGGAGCTGGTCATTTCCAGCAGATACCACGCGGTGATACTCGCGCTCTCCGTGGGGACGCCGTTCGTCAGCGTGCTCAAGGACGTGCTTGGGGACAAGCAGTATTACTACGGCAAGAACGTGGGCGCGCTCGAGGGCGTCCTGGAGGGACAGCCTCACGATCTACGAGATTACTTCTTCATGGATTATGTCGAGGGACTGAACGCCGTCGTCGACGACTTCGAAGGGATCACACGACGCCAGCGCGAAAATCATTCCGCTGCCTTCCCTCGTACAGGTACGAAGTTGCGCGCGGCACGTGAGACATACCTCAAGGGAGCCAACTGA
- a CDS encoding polysaccharide biosynthesis C-terminal domain-containing protein: protein MTHFAVSGSGGFLGWHTKAALHETGVTVDAVSLGDEFDAQRAVAAVDGSARAIHIAGVNRANDDEVLAGNVAFAEQFAAALRAADNPPPVVAYANSTQVGNGSVYGEAKARAAETLAAAASDIGAEFVNVSLPNLFGEHGRPFYNAVTATFCHLIANGENPTVENDKELTLLHAQNAADLLTGAARPEAQSDLEETETVTGLLGRLQRYAALYNDGEIPDVDSDFDRDLFNTYRSFTFPAQAPISLTRHADARGSFFEIIRSHGGPGQSSFSTTVPGVTRGDHFHRRKIERFTVLQGRARISLRRLFSDDVVSFEVSGDAPGAVDMPTMWAHNITNVGNDTLYTSFWTNDIFDPQNPDTIPEVV from the coding sequence ATGACTCATTTCGCCGTTTCCGGGTCTGGTGGTTTTCTCGGTTGGCACACCAAGGCGGCGCTTCATGAGACGGGCGTGACCGTAGATGCTGTTTCTCTCGGCGACGAGTTCGACGCTCAGAGAGCTGTAGCCGCAGTCGACGGCAGTGCGCGTGCCATCCATATCGCCGGCGTGAATCGCGCGAACGACGATGAGGTACTTGCAGGAAACGTCGCGTTCGCAGAGCAGTTCGCCGCCGCTCTTCGCGCTGCGGACAACCCACCACCTGTGGTGGCGTACGCGAATTCGACGCAGGTCGGCAACGGATCCGTCTACGGCGAGGCGAAGGCGCGTGCCGCGGAGACGCTCGCCGCGGCTGCTTCGGACATCGGAGCAGAGTTCGTGAATGTGTCACTCCCGAACCTGTTCGGGGAGCACGGTCGCCCGTTTTATAACGCGGTGACCGCAACGTTCTGCCACCTGATCGCGAACGGCGAGAATCCGACGGTCGAGAACGACAAGGAACTGACCCTTCTGCACGCACAGAACGCCGCGGATCTGCTGACCGGCGCCGCTCGACCCGAGGCTCAGTCTGATCTCGAGGAAACAGAGACGGTGACCGGACTGCTCGGACGGTTGCAGCGCTACGCAGCGTTGTACAACGACGGTGAGATTCCCGACGTCGACAGCGACTTCGACCGGGATCTCTTCAACACCTATCGTTCGTTCACATTCCCCGCGCAGGCTCCGATCTCACTGACCCGGCATGCTGACGCGCGTGGATCGTTCTTTGAGATCATCCGCTCGCACGGTGGCCCTGGTCAGTCTTCATTCTCGACGACCGTGCCGGGAGTGACCCGAGGCGACCATTTCCATCGGCGCAAGATCGAGCGATTCACCGTGTTGCAGGGGAGGGCACGAATTTCGCTGCGACGTCTTTTCTCCGACGATGTCGTGTCGTTCGAAGTCTCTGGAGATGCTCCGGGTGCGGTCGACATGCCGACGATGTGGGCTCACAACATCACGAACGTGGGGAACGACACCCTGTACACGTCGTTCTGGACGAACGACATCTTCGACCCCCAGAACCCTGACACGATTCCCGAGGTAGTGTGA